The Aspergillus flavus chromosome 6, complete sequence nucleotide sequence AACAAAACAGGATATGTATTGCCAGTGACGACCAACCTGCAGAATGGCAAGCTTGTGCATGTCCTGACCTCTACAAGCTGGGATCATATCTTTCAAGGTTGCAAATTCTTCATTCATCTTGGACCTCCTTCGCCGTTCAATCAAGCTATGTGCCGTCTTGCGAGCAATCTTTCGACCGGCAGCGCTCGTAGCACTAGGCTGTTTCTTCTTGGAAGTGGCAGGGGACACATTGTTATTGTTTGAGGTGCTTTTGCCACTTTCCTTGGAGGGCTTATTAGTTGTGGGTGCTGGCTTGGCTTGACTTTGAGTCTGTGTCTTGGGCTTCATTTGGATGATTTTGCGGGTGCGAGTGGGAGGGGGTGGGAGATCAAAGTCTTCTAGTGGTCGTTTGATACCCGTTTGACGGGGAGGATTCGCACCGCGTCCCATATTGAGATTTGGGGAAGTTGGGGAAGCAGGAAAATAAGCCGACTGGTCCGACTTCGATGACCTGCGACTGGCACTTTCCATCTTGGCCGGACTCATAGCAGCTGGCGGCAATGCAAATGAGTCGACAGCATCCACGGACACTTGGTCCTTGACTATCAACTCTCCCGACATTGCCGGAGTGGGTGGAAGACGAGAACGTGACATCTCTTCTGTCCAGAGGAAACGTGATTGTCTCCTGGGCGGTCTGGTGACGCTTCGCTTtgcaagagaaaggaagaactgAGACAGAAATGAGGACTAGACCAGTATAGTAGGACTATAGTAGGACTATGTAGGACAAGACTGGGGGTTGTAACGTCTCGTATGAGTGATAAAGAGATGTGGAGTGGACAATGCAGTCAGTGAAGGACGAACAGGTAGGTAAGACAAGGAATCAGCAGGCAAAGGGGGTAGATAAGAGCGAGAGGGGAGTGTTTATCTCCCTTAAAGGTACGGATACATGGGGAGAGATTACCCAATAGAACAGGAATAAATTGGATAAACGGATCCAAGAGGCACCGGCATGGTGGAGAGCAACGGGAAAGAGCCGGAAAGGATATTTGAGTGTAGATGGGAGTGGGATTGCGACGATAAAATTACAAGTAGCTGGATGATCGACGGGACTGGGAATTGGGACTGAAGGAAGCTGTTGCTTTAGGTTGACCTCCAAGACTGGTGTCGCGTGCTTGAAGAGCCCACGTGGTACCATTTCCCCTTCTGATTGGGTCAGGGTAGTAGGGGATCACGGGAAGGGGGGCACGAGACTTGGGCTGGCCAGAGCCAACTCTCCTATCGCTCTGGGGCTCGTGCTCAGCTTCACTCTTCTTACTCCCTGGTTTCAGTACAGTGATCCTTCCATTTGCAACAACCCCTCCCTCTGCGGATCTTGGGAACGGAGCCATGAGGGTAGAACGGCCATGCTGATTGGTACTACCACTTTAAAGGTTCCTTCGAGTTAAACATCCCCAGTCCCGACGGTTACCACTAGTTACACCGCAGACATCCTGATGTACATCTGCATGGCATGtgtcctctttctcctttccactTCCGGTGCGACATCAgcaattgaagaagaaatgagATGAATCCAACAAAGGACTCTCCGCTCTATCCATGTATATTGCATTACACATTATGAAATCCAGATGGGTTCCCTCCTGCATTGCACAACCCCATATACCCCTTAATCCCCTATGATACCCCAAGTACCTAGTCCGACGGCGAATCGCCCATCCAGACGGGCATCGAAGCACGTGCGCACCCTTCATTCAACCAGTGGATCTTCCCCAATCCTTCCGGAGAACTTTACAGCGAGTCACTGCGCTTGTAGTATTGCAAATCCACCCCCATCTTTTTGCCACTGGCTAGCAACGCTTATTACACCCGGAGAATGAGTCCCAGCTACGCCACTGTTAGCGATCGTCTCACATTGTGCGGAATATAGTGCGCTTTTAAAAACCGAACCAAAGCCACGTACCAAAAGTTCGCTTCATGAGGAAGGGCCACAACACAAACCAGCCCGCCTAGCGCGCAGGCCTGAGTACAGTTTGACACCCCAGTGGCACTCAGTGTCACGTTTGTTGGCGTCGCATGGAGACTCGTGCTGTCACTAGTACTGGGCTCTTGAACCCCCGTGCGAAGAATAGAGGTCGAATTGAGGATGCCAACGAGTGCGTTAAGGAGGCTTTGCTTGTTCATTGTAGATATTAAATGATCGGGGGAGTCCGATAGCAGCTGCGAAGATGTGCTTTGTTCAATTgacttttcttccttccaaaCAATATTCAGGTAGATTCAGTAAGGACAATACCTCTCAGCAACTCTCCTTATATAGACCTCCTCTTTCCACGAAGGTAAGCTTTCTACAAACAAACGTATCCCTCGTCTAGCCTTCTACAAGTCCCTCCGCATTCCTATGCCCTTTGCCAGATTCTCTCATCGAGGTAGATGACCAGATATGgcattgatatcattcttGGGCGCATCGTCTCCCAAACTGGGCACACATTTAATAGTGCCCGTGCTAAGTATTATCCGACCAATAGGGATAGTTTATAGTTCGAGATGACGGCTTATCAACGCCCTACAGGCCCAGAATTCCAGTCAATGCATCTAATTGAGACGTGGAATGTTAATGACTGCCGTCGACTGGCAAACACCAGCTCAAGGCATTGCTAACATTGAGTAGCCAAATTATACCTGATGTTTCACGATTTATCTATGCAATATGTCATACTACGTGGGATAGCGCATCAATATTATTGAGCGACACCATTCTAAAACCGCAAACTCTTCtcaaaggagaagagagagagagcgagcGAGATTATTTTAGCCCCTCGCAAGACTAGACCGAGAATCAATTCAGCTAGTCTAGACTCAATTGCTTGCATTCCATCTTGACGGCGAAGCTTCGAGACAAGCCTCCACCGAGTATACAACAGAAAACCACATCATCGTCTTGGTTTGTTGTCATGGACGATGTAGGTTTCTGGCAAGAATTTGTGGCGGCTACAAAACTGTCACCAAAGCTTGATTTCTACACCTACCAGAGTGCCATTGATAACATTCCTTGACGACTGAACTTGTTTCTGTTATCCTTCGACTGAAGATATGGAAAGTACGCTATATAATCATCAGCTGTAGAAAAGACCaatacatacgaccatagggtgtggagaacagggcttcccgtccgctcagccgtacttaagccacacgccgggaggttagtagttgggtgggtgaccaccagcgaatccctcctgttgtatgtttttcttttttatcattgttgttgttgttggttgttgtttatcttttgttttgACTTCACATACCATGGCCTACAGGAGAGAGCCTATCCTGTATCTGTGGAAGTTCGGAGGCAACAGATATATACTTCAATTCTATCAGCCCACGACATTTATATAATCGTATGTACATTCTAGCCTTCCTCGAACAATACCGTCACTTCAAGTAAACAACCGTTCAAGGAGAACAGCCCCGAAATTATCCTCGACCGGCGAAGCATCCATTCTCCACACACGGTTTCCGGCTCTCGAGCTCAACCAGAGACCATGGTCGCTAGAGTGTTCCTCATCACCTTCGATGCGATGTCTGTTCCGTCGGTCAACGACACACAGACCCCGGGTCCACTGTCCAGTGGTCTCGATTCGGATATCCTCTGGAGAGGTCGCGGAGGGCTTCCACTTCTCATCCTCTGCGGTAATGGCATACCACACACAGACAGGGTCATGCAAACTGAGCTCGACATCATCACCCACCCGGCCCGTATGCAGCTTCTCGACCGTGTGGAAAGTGTGAGCCATGAAGGCTGACACCCACTCGGCCAACGGCGAGCCTTTCTCCAGGTGTGGGGTGACTGCCTTGCGGAACTGGCCACGCGAGACGCCGTGGCGGAGTGTGATGTCCAGCGGGAAGATGCGCAGGGTGAGCTGCTTGCTAAGATTGGTGGGGTAGTCTGGTAGACTTGAGTTCGTTGGGATGGTGGTCTTGGGCGAGGGGGATGTCAAAGCATAGACCCGTGCTGCTGCGAATGCGTCGGCGTAGGCGTTGAATTCAGCGGCCGGGGTTACCTGTGTGCGGTGTCAGTCTTTCGTACCGACTCCGTTCGAGGGAAAATGTCCTTACATTACCGGGCTCGTTGACAGCCCCGcccatcaccaccacttccTTGACACGCAGGAATGTCTCTGGGTCAGCCGCAGAGGCCAATGCGAGGTTAGTCAAAGGTCCGACTGCCACCAGAGTGACGGTGTCTGGGTCATTTTCGCGCAAAACACGGAGTATCTCCTCGTGTGCCCGACGCTTGGATGGGATGAATGACGGGCGTGAAGGGTTGCCCGTCGGAACGGGCTCAACTTCAACTGGATCAGCAGAAGGATCAAAGAGATGCTCCCAGGTCTCCTTAGGAGTCAGGTGGGGGTGCTGGTGGCATCAATCAGTAAGGCTATGGCGAGGTAGAGAAGTAGCACGCTAACATACACTGGTATGGATTCCTCCCAGACCGTCGGTTCCATCTACAAGAAGTCAGCCTCGTACAAATCACCAAGCAGATTAAAAGGACCGAGAAACGTACGGAAGTAGTCCGCCAACATCTTCTGGTCTTCGAGGGGATCCTCGGCACCAACCGCAACGACTGGCGGGGCAGCACGCAGGGCACCAAACCCTTCAGGACGGCCCTGCTCCCGACGCCATTGCATCTCTCGTTCGAGGATATGGAACATCGAGACGACATTGCGAAGACAGCTAGTCATATCAGTGCTGATCTCTGGGATATCTGAAGGATAGCATTTACCTTCTTACTTCAATGTTGCCGAAGGTCAAGGAGATAAGCAGGACTTCAACTTCCTCTGGTGTTGCGGACAGAGCGAGTAGAAGAccgaggatatcatcgatCCCCTATGGGACTACAGATCAGTACCTTGCTCAGCGGGgtaaacatatatatactctcACTTACCGGGTCAGTATCGATAATGATCTTCTTGGGTGCCATGATCTAAGCTTTTATCTTGAAGATTAACCGTGACTACGAACGAAAAAGATCGAATATTGCGAACAAAATTTCTTAATACTGGCTTTATGGCGGAGAAAGATGATTTGGAGCCAAAGTGGGATGGTCTTGGCTTCCATTCGTTATCACTGGTTCTCCACCATGATTGGGGATTGCCTTAGTCATTGACCAGGTATTCCTGCCGGACACTCAGGTACAGTACTCAAGAAGTAGTAGGGTATTATCGGATAATATTGATGCGCCAGAGTTAGTGTATCAGACGAACTTCCCAACGCCTCGCAGTTAAAGAAGCATTGATATGCCCTACAATTATCCCACTactagtactccgtactatatatatctatttactatactTCCCTCCAACTGACGACTCGGAACGATACCGTGATTGGACCGTCCCGAGTCAGCAGTAAACTAACCCAGATATGGTTAGACCAACTTCGCGATGCGTTACGGGGTAATAACACCGAATTCAGAATTACCACGGGGTTGAACAGCCTGTAGAAATATTCTTTGATGGTCAGGGAACTTTTGTCAATCAAGGGGGTTCAAATACACAGCTCCACGGTCCCCAAGCCTCTAAGCCGGCTAGCGACAGCCATCGGGACTATTAGCGGTTCCTCAACGTGCTATTTGTCAAGTTCCTCCATGGTCCTCCCGAAGTAGGGTTGGACGACGTTACATTTAGGGACTCTTAAGCAGGCAGCCAAGGTCGACTTGGTCTCAGTAAGAAAGATGCTGCGGACTCGAGGAAGCCTCGTGGCAccttgtacatacatacgtaccCTGAGTGCATGAGGTTGGGATGCCTCTTTTCGCGTGGCATGAATGGTCGGCCCCCTGCAAGGGATTTATTTGTTGAAGCGCTGGATTGAattcctttccttcgttGTGAATCTCGGTGTACGAATGATATTGAGAAACGGGTAAACACTAGAATTGAGGCGATGTGGCCTGTTCCTAAGTCGGCATGGTACCGTACCATACGTAGAGTACCTATTCAGGTACGGGGTATTCCGTACTGATACTGCTAATCACTAATACCGGCCTGTACGGTAATGTTTCTCCGCTTTCTTTCAGTGGGTGTCATCTGCAACGTAATGAGAATACCACCAATTACATGCATGTATGGAGGTAGTGAAGCAACAATGGACATGAATCGCTGAACATCATTCGCGCACACGAGAATCCGCCGTCAAACTTTTGTCTAGACGTCCATCGACAGGGGTTTGAATGGGGATTGGTTGAAGATCTCTCCCCGCGCAGAGTAATTTGCCCCTGGTGACGGAGGTAGTCATTGATACTGATACTATCTCCATTCTCTTGTTTTATGACCAATTGTTTCTGGAACCTCTTAGCTCCGTTCGCTAACTGGATAAGAATCCTTTGTTGACTCCAATTGGGTCATTAGTGTCAGTACGGACGGTGGAAACTTACTGCCAATTAAAGGGGAAaagagtaaagaaaagagacaaataAGAGTAGGAAACCTAGACACTATCCTTGTTCAAACGCCACCGCCATGAACAATATGTACAAAGACCAAGTACCAAGTAAATCAAGTGCTATCAGACTCGGTGGAAGTGGAGAAAAACAGATGGAGGGTGCGGGTGTTGGCGCGCAGACCATTGAATTAATATTCGCCAGTAGGTAATTAAATTCACTGCCGGATGACCACTAGTAAGAAAGGTCACCCCTTCATCTCAAGCGTGTCCTCTTCTACCACTCGTGCGGCcttttccacttcctccttcacctcctcctttcctcttcaccctccCCTATatctccctcttccccccATTTTCGTCCGACCGCAATTCGTCCCGCCCATTGtcaattcctcctccacgGTTTGGTTGAGGTTGCTAGGCGGTTCGATGTTCCTTGGTTGACTCCCGCTTTTTTCGCCTCCCAACGCCCTCGAAGCGCACTCGACACCGTAGCTCAACCCCAGCCTCGGTCTGGTTACCCACAAAGAGCTGAAGCGCTTCGAGATCATTCAAATAGCCTTCTAAAGAAGTGCCTGACTTGCTCCAGACAAGACCTACAGCAACTCATCAACCGGTATCCGCGCTGCGACGCAATCTGGCCTTTCGGAGAAGCTGAAATTTggctttccccttcttccaaCCACCCATTGTGTCGTCATCCCCCCAGCCTAATGATTTGAAGCTGAATTAACGACCCGCGAGAGATCGCTTGCTACCTTTTTTCACATTTTCCCTAGTGTTTCTTCCGCCCCCTTTGCAGCTACCCTCACCGGATTCTTGCAATCACTGCTTGCGCCAAGTTCCATTACGCGCGTGGACTTCTGTCACAAAGACGAGCCTTGATTATCATTTGAAACGTATCTTATTTGACTCTGATCACGATTTTGCTACGTTATCTCAGGAATACACTTTAAGCGTATGCTTAGCCCCCGCAAGAGTCAATAATTTATCGTGGTGTGTCATTGACTAACGCAAACTGGTTATAGttttgacgatgatgaatccTTACCTCAGTTGGGCTATCCTGCTCGTGGTAGCAGGTGGCCTGGGCTGGTACTACAATGGCCCTGTCCCCAAAACTAAAGCCCCCATAAAACCCATCGTGGAAAAGGCCGAGAGCGCGGTGAGCGCGAAGaaacccaagaagaagactaaGAAGTCTCCGGAACCCTCTCCTGCCCCCGCTAAGGCTGAGGAAAAGCCAGTGCAGACCCCCAAGATCGAGGAGGTCGAAGTGGCAGATGAGGAGATcgacaagaaagagatggCCAAGCGCTTTGCTGCTGTGAAGAACGGTGTTCCCCTTAAGGAAAGCAGCAAGGAAGGCAACAGTGGCAGCAAGGctcaaaagaagaagaacaagaagggaTCATCCAGCCAGCCCGCCAGCAACAACGAACGATCTGCCTCCCGTGTCTCCACTCGTACCTCATCCACCACCGGAGCCGAGGCGGATGATGACCTCTCTCCAGCTGGATCCCCCCAGGTTAATGCCAGTACCTCTGCTGCTGGATATGTTTCTGACATGCTCGAGGCTCCTGCCCCAGCAGCGTCGGTGCTCCGTGTGACGGGCTCTTTGGACTCGGACtcccagaagaagaaacagaaaccccAATCCTTCAAGCAGGTCGAAACCAAGAAGCAGCGCCAACAGCGACTGAAGAATGAAGCTCGCAAGCAGCAGGTTCAGGAagctgaggaggagagacGTAAACTGCTGGAGAAGCAGCTCCACACCGCTCGCGAATCTGAGCGCCGCGAAGCCGCCAAGTCAAAGCCGGCTACTCAACCTAATGCCTGGCAGACTCAGAGCGTGAACAAGGTTACCAACGGCAATGTTACCAACGGCATCCACAAGACCGCTCCGGGCCCTAAGGTTGACCTGTTGGACACATTTGAGCCTGAAAAGTCGTCCGCTGCCGCATCCTCCAAGGAATGGGACCAGGGCCTCCCATCCGAGGAGGAGCAGATGCGCATTCTCGGCGCAGAGAACGGGGAGGATCAGTGGACCACCGTGTCTagcaagaagatcaagaagaagggcggcAAAGCCGATGACAGCGAAGTCAGCGCTGTTGAAGACCAGCCCACCCCGGTCGCACCCGCACCTGCACCTGTTGAGCCCAAGGTGAAGATCACTCCTACCTACCTTCCTGATGTCCTCCGCTCCGGAAAGAAGGGACATCCTCTCGACTCCGATTGGGCTGCTTGAGCGGCCttttgagcttcttgaagAACTGAAAAGATACATGGTTGGGGTGTATCTTTTGGGCTTTTTTTCTCATGGAAATCTTTTCGATTTCACTGTATGTATTATTCATGGCTTCGGCGTTCGGGGTCTTTTATCACACTAAAAATGCACCGCGCAGCCGGCGAGGTGTCTGATTCCTTCTGCGACGTCAGCACAGGGAACATCAGCCTCAACCACCcaaatccaagaaaagaaaaccctCCTAAAAAAATAGAGCCGTGtaacattttctttttccttttactTTTCTCATTTATGTACTGCTCGGATTCTCAAATTCTtcttgttttgttttataaCACATTTTGTTATCTGATCGATAATTATGGACGAAAAGACGTTTGATCTATGACCGGATTCCGGGTTTTCCCAACAATACCATGCTTATTACTTATTATATCCTTTCCCGAATGATTTGTTTGTGGACTAGGCCTTCATTCCTTTGCTTGATCCAATGCCCCTGCGTTGAGGACCCGGCATTTTGCATGGATGACCACAGTGGAGGCCTTGAAGGGGAGCATGGATCAAGATCTGCAATGGTTCGTCTCCGCAACAGCCACctggccttttctttgtgcCGGGATGGGCTGAGTTCGTTGTGTTTAATAATTACTTATTTACTTTTGAGTGTCGTGTTTATTGTTCCCTGGATCTGGGTTTTAATACGTTCTccgcctttttttttttggctgGATGTATTTGTTTTGGATCCATCATGGTTCTTAATCCGGGGAGGAATGGGCCATTTTGGGAATGACGATCAATATAGTCCCTGATATGTAGTGGGGATCCGTGTGGTATCTCATGTATGTTCGTACTTGGTAGTCTGGTAGGAAGTAGGCTGTATCACGAATGATCCACCATTGGGGGTTCGTCTGGGACGAAACACAAGGGTGGTTGCCAGCCCAAAGTTGCGACGgacttttaaaaatagaattgATTCTCTCGACGAAAGAACTATAATTGCAGGAGGAAGTGTGGGATCTTCTCGTTCTGCAAATGTCGTCAGAGAACCCCTTGAGATGGCTTGGCAACCATGCCCCATAGGGACTAGCAGCGAGTTCCGGTCATCGTGGCCTGAACTGCAGGGCCGACGTAAAGTCACGGGCAACGAACCAACGGATGCAACTTGTTGTTTtg carries:
- a CDS encoding putative HLH transcription factor, encoding MSRSRLPPTPAMSGELIVKDQVSVDAVDSFALPPAAMSPAKMESASRRSSKSDQSAYFPASPTSPNLNMGRGANPPRQTGIKRPLEDFDLPPPPTRTRKIIQMKPKTQTQSQAKPAPTTNKPSKESGKSTSNNNNVSPATSKKKQPSATSAAGRKIARKTAHSLIERRRRSKMNEEFATLKDMIPACRGQDMHKLAILQASIDYVNYLEQCIHDLKTAGDSHMAAPQRMPPAPPSPSSPEVLGEVAGSTYSASVSPDILPSGCATNVTSPAFSPRSRIPSTSTAIDFSSILPSPALGPTHPCDSTLRSSRGSWAATSTNPSPVLQPQIRHASSAEMDHEASAALLMLNRDCRGSVGSVHEEHAKPIPGNRQYSLQDTQRKIGMSVKDLLIS
- a CDS encoding inosine-uridine preferring nucleoside hydrolase (hypothetical protein Ao3042_09401) — its product is MAPKKIIIDTDPGIDDILGLLLALSATPEEVEVLLISLTFGNIEVRSCLRNVVSMFHILEREMQWRREQGRPEGFGALRAAPPVVAVGAEDPLEDQKMLADYFHGTDGLGGIHTSHPHLTPKETWEHLFDPSADPVEVEPVPTGNPSRPSFIPSKRRAHEEILRVLRENDPDTVTLVAVGPLTNLALASAADPETFLRVKEVVVMGGAVNEPGNVTPAAEFNAYADAFAAARVYALTSPSPKTTIPTNSSLPDYPTNLSKQLTLRIFPLDITLRHGVSRGQFRKAVTPHLEKGSPLAEWVSAFMAHTFHTVEKLHTGRVGDDVELSLHDPVCVWYAITAEDEKWKPSATSPEDIRIETTGQWTRGLCVVDRRNRHRIEGDEEHSSDHGLWLSSRAGNRVWRMDASPVEDNFGAVLLERLFT